A genomic window from Montipora capricornis isolate CH-2021 chromosome 8, ASM3666992v2, whole genome shotgun sequence includes:
- the LOC138059640 gene encoding uncharacterized protein has protein sequence MEAKLHEPVRWDIGIEVMFRTSKRSMADKQTICKQPSLNTSNPNTSSDESLANDEDMDQILQEIENRNNYPSLKNAKKRDSDKMFSRAESFAKDEDMDRILNEIDDQSKYNPSSKYDKKRTLFAGNEGIPPDEELNQFFVDVEKRNEELKELLQVVENSSEGNGGWQSRINSASAKGSSDSLVEQLMRQELHDDDKDKKGLNSKFSCKANRGRKLATSASEQELDQMLAELLEL, from the coding sequence ATGGAAGCAAAATTGCATGAGCCCGTCAGATGGGATATTGGCATCGAGGTAATGTTCAGAACTTCGAAGCGATCAATGGCGGATAAGCAGACAATTTGTAAGCAGCCATCATTAAACACCTCAAACCCAAATACCTCGAGCGATGAAAGTCTGGCCAATGACGAGGACATGGACCAAATTCTGCAGGAAATCGAGAATCGAAACAATTATCCTTCGTTAAAGAACGCAAAGAAGCGGGACTCAGACAAAATGTTTTCAAGAGCTGAGAGTTTTGCTAAAGACGAGGATATGGATAGAATTTTGAACGAAATTGATGACCAAAGTAAGTACAATCCATCgtcaaaatatgataaaaaacGAACCCTTTTTGCTGGTAATGAAGGAATTCCCCCAGACGAGGAATTGAACCAGTTTTTTGTCGACGTTGAAAAACGCAACGAAGAACTGAAAGAGTTGCTTCAAGTCGTTGAGAACAGCAGCGAAGGAAACGGAGGGTGGCAATCTAGAATTAACTCAGCTAGTGCGAAAGGAAGCTCTGATTCTTTGGTTGAGCAACTTATGCGACAAGAGTTACATGACGATGATAAAGATAAGAAAGGCCTAAACTCAAAGTTTTCATGCAAAGCGAACCGGGGCCGAAAACTAGCAACTAGCGCCTCTGAGCAGGAACTTGATCAAATGCTGGCAGAATTGTTGGAATTGTGA